A genomic window from Dehalococcoidia bacterium includes:
- a CDS encoding ABC transporter permease subunit, which translates to MVKRLALQALAIATFIALWWAAAASANSQLLPTPGQTLREFIHILSSSKGWESIGNTAFRVLAGTLIGLLAGTLLAITTRYNRLAEAAVRSVIYPLLQSVPSICWALMLVIWFGLSQTTPILVIAVAVAPFFIINIWEGLKELDMSLVEMASTYTRSRLKVLGKVIMPMLYAYIFAAIKSSFMVAWKVVILAEVLGAVSGIGYMLWISYQVYNIDRVFAWTMISAIIIIAFDYGIFNYIDRRFMRKWKPQELKPS; encoded by the coding sequence ATGGTAAAACGCCTCGCTTTGCAGGCTCTGGCCATAGCTACCTTCATAGCATTATGGTGGGCGGCAGCAGCTTCCGCTAACTCCCAGTTGCTGCCCACTCCCGGGCAGACTCTGCGCGAATTCATACATATTCTATCTTCTTCCAAAGGCTGGGAAAGTATAGGCAACACGGCTTTCCGTGTGCTGGCGGGCACGCTGATTGGCTTGCTGGCCGGCACACTGCTCGCCATAACCACGCGTTACAACCGCCTGGCGGAGGCGGCCGTGCGCTCCGTAATCTACCCTCTGCTGCAGTCGGTGCCTTCTATCTGCTGGGCGCTGATGCTGGTCATCTGGTTCGGCCTTTCTCAGACCACCCCCATCCTCGTCATTGCCGTGGCGGTAGCTCCCTTTTTCATCATCAACATCTGGGAGGGGCTGAAAGAGCTGGATATGTCGCTGGTGGAAATGGCAAGCACTTATACCCGTTCCCGTCTAAAAGTCCTGGGCAAAGTGATAATGCCGATGCTGTATGCATACATATTTGCCGCAATCAAAAGCTCGTTCATGGTGGCCTGGAAAGTGGTCATTCTGGCCGAAGTGCTGGGCGCCGTCAGCGGTATCGGCTACATGCTCTGGATATCTTATCAGGTTTATAACATCGACCGCGTCTTCGCCTGGACCATGATTTCCGCTATCATCATCATCGCCTTCGATTACGGTATTTTCAATTATATCGATAGACGGTTTATGCGCAAATGGAAACCACAGGAACTGAAGCCCTCGTAG
- a CDS encoding ABC transporter substrate-binding protein: MKYNKWLAPLSFALCLVLLATGALACSSAPKTKAAVKVVMVPYFGTWMNNYAIMNGLITSDKVDVTIDLTTSNDAQLLAGAYPIGAMSITGFATATEKSDIAFQAMGIYLADTGLDSGLGVDVVYTKADSKLTSPRDLVGKKVGVPGLQTAAAGTFLGLLKSVYGISETQMTLVDSPAPQLITLLGKGDLDAALLLADPSVQTYYNPSFKVLWNVDQAFEHAYGTYNPATFLVVQADYLKNNRDVVKAVYDLLKESGQYGREHMVELSQKYVAEKGGSAELYQKAYKDHYSVTFAPVEGKLQASVMAIFGFVKERGIISKLPDPATVFVKW, translated from the coding sequence TTGAAATACAACAAATGGCTTGCCCCGCTTTCGTTTGCGCTCTGTCTGGTATTGCTGGCGACCGGCGCTCTGGCCTGCTCGTCCGCTCCAAAAACCAAGGCAGCCGTCAAAGTGGTGATGGTGCCCTATTTCGGCACCTGGATGAATAATTACGCCATCATGAACGGCCTGATAACCTCGGACAAGGTAGACGTCACCATAGACCTGACGACCAGCAATGACGCCCAATTGCTGGCGGGCGCCTATCCCATCGGCGCCATGAGCATAACCGGCTTCGCCACCGCCACCGAAAAGAGCGATATCGCCTTCCAGGCGATGGGTATATACCTGGCGGACACCGGGCTTGATTCCGGCCTGGGAGTGGACGTTGTATACACCAAGGCAGACAGCAAGCTCACTTCCCCCAGGGACCTGGTCGGCAAGAAGGTGGGGGTTCCCGGCCTTCAGACCGCCGCGGCAGGCACTTTCCTGGGGCTGCTCAAGTCTGTCTACGGCATAAGCGAAACCCAGATGACGCTGGTGGACAGCCCGGCTCCGCAACTGATAACGCTTCTGGGCAAGGGCGACCTGGATGCCGCTCTACTCCTGGCCGACCCTTCCGTTCAGACTTACTATAATCCCAGCTTCAAGGTATTATGGAACGTGGACCAGGCCTTCGAGCACGCCTACGGCACTTACAACCCGGCCACTTTTCTGGTTGTGCAGGCGGACTACCTGAAGAACAACCGCGACGTTGTCAAAGCGGTCTATGACCTGCTGAAAGAATCGGGGCAGTACGGCAGGGAACACATGGTGGAGCTCTCGCAGAAATATGTCGCCGAGAAGGGCGGCAGCGCGGAATTATACCAGAAGGCCTATAAAGACCACTATTCGGTCACTTTCGCTCCCGTTGAAGGCAAATTGCAGGCCAGCGTGATGGCCATCTTCGGGTTTGTAAAAGAGCGCGGCATTATCTCCAAACTGCCCGACCCGGCCACCGTTTTTGTAAAATGGTAA